The window ttaaaaatttatgTACTAAGGGTGTCGTTTGAGTATATCACCTTTTTTTGCTGTAAATAAACCTAAGATTTGAATCCCACGTGCAACCTGCAGTTTGCgttatttttatgaaaatgtaacgtaataaatatatttaataatgtCATAAAGAAATTCTCAGTGTTCATATTGTATGACAAATGACGGCATGTGATAAAAGCACCCATCTGCTTTTATATATGTTATCGATATTTTAATTGTTCATGATATTTTCAATgcaaatttcatttcattttaaatgttcatGATATTTTCAATGCAGATTTCATTCTAAATTTAAGGTTTGGTTATGATCGTATTTACTATTCGTTATGATACTTATGTTCGTATTTTGGatgtgtttaatttcacaaatGAGAACAAACCTCGCGATAACTGTTCTCACACTGCATTGAATAGTTTTTCAATAGCTTTGTGTGTCGAATTAAAATTATGATGCCATATTTTTAATAGACACACCCAGTAATTGGCTGATGATGTATAATTTGTGACTATAAgaatacttttaaaaatgtattttaattccTTACCTTTAAATGTCTCTTTAATACATACAAAACAGTCAATGACTTGCTTTCTGTAGATTTATGATTATACGTCACCGTAAcacatgtattttaattgcttttttgGTGTACAAAATGCATATCTCCAAATGCTTGAAAGCTGTATCATTACTTCTAATTGTACATAATGAACAATTAAAATCCCATGCAACTTTTTAAATTAGTCTTGTCGGCGTGCTGTATAATTAGCTGTAATTATGCAGGCAACAACATTTGACTGATTTTGGTCATTATGAATTTGATGGTTGACAATAGAAgtgaaaaagaaggaaagcGCCTTACTATTCCTTTGCATGAAAAACATGAAAGGAAATCTGGCTATATATTCACGAAAACTACGACAGAAGAGcagtttgaaaataaagctttttcttttattgtcattgcatTCGACATGATTCGATCAATTGTCATACGTAGTAAATTTTCCCGACAAACGGAAAAGAAAGAACACCCcaccctcacacacacgcgcgcacacacacacacacacgggcacacacacggacacaaaatatgattattattattattaatatcatGATCACACTTTGTGTTTCAAACAGAACCATTTGTATTTACACACGGCCTGCATGTGGCGTGGGTACGAGTTGCCGCCGTCGTGCACGCACTCACTCGCGCGCATCGTGTCTCGATTCGTGTAAGATAGAAAATACAACTCACTGTACATTTACACATATGTCCGGCTTCTCTTATTAGTCGTGTAAGTGCTTCATAAATAGATTCATTTCaaacgtgacatttttttgtacacaaaacaaaaccttcCAAAAAGGAGTGcaaagggggaggggagggggtcaGCCAGGGGCGCATCTGGAGGGGTGCTGAAGTCAGCGATGTTGGCTCGAAGGCAGTGCTTCTCAAGTGGATGGACCCCAACCCCGATTTGCAGCAGACCTCCAAAAACAGACACGCTCAGCCAATTTCACATAACCAAGTCTGTTTGGCTAACGACCCGGGCAAAACTTAGCTCCTCCCTGAGAGCTAACCAATTGTCCCAAAGAATTTCTTTtagcaacatgaaatttggtagACGCGCATCATGAGGAGTCTCGCCAAAAGTTCCAACAAGCTGTCACTGACAAAACACGggaagtctgccattttttGTCAAAGGGGCCATTTTAGGCTAtttctgttttggttagcaacatgaaatttgCTGGACATGATTAGTCGCACCGAAGTCTCAAGAAGCCGGGACCACCAAAACGCGGGAAGTCTGCCGTTTGACTTCCACCGAGAGACTGTTCAGAAATTCCCGCCCTGAAGACACTTTGGTTTTGCCGTGTGGTCCAATGGTTGCAAACGAGTCGCTGAGCAAGGTGGCTGAACGTGGCGGCACCACCGAATGCTGCCACCGTATGAGCTAGCAAAGCACAGTCGGTGAGGTTTTTGTCTCGCATGCTAAGGTTGACTCATTTCCATGCCGCGGTAGACGATGCGCCCGCTACTTGCGCGTGGACCCATTTGCAATCTTTGCGCTCTTTCTGAAACCACCCAAGATGGAAGTAAAATCCCGTCTCAGTAGAAAGAAATGTTGCATGGTATTTGGTCCGAGGAAGCGGTAGAGGTATCTTGGCTGAGAGATAGCCTCAGGTAGTTTTGCCGGGGTCCTTAGTCAAAGGagttagaaaaaagaaaattagggTGCTTGTGTTGGAAATCAAATTGGAGCAGAAgtcatttttctgtctttgaaGATTTGAGTTGCGGCTCCCCGGCGTCGGATCCCGGGCGGGCCCTCGAGTCAGTTGTGCGAGGTCATGTGACGCGACAGGTGGTGGCGCTCTCGGAAGGACTCGTTGCAGATGGGACACTTGAGCTTCTCCTCCCGCCGGCGCTTGACCAGGGGCTCCATGGCGTACTCCTTCTTGTGGTGCGAGCGCATGTGGTACACCAGGTCCGAAGTCATGCGGAAGGAGGCATTGCACTTGGCGCACCAGTTCTGTGCCGGCAGGCAGAGCGACGTGAAGGAGGGCGGCAGGAGCGTGAGCGCCGAGGGCATCTGTAGCTGGACGCCGCCCGAGTTCTTGGGCCAGAatgtggtggcggcggcgtaCACAAAGGGGCTCTGCTTGGCCACCCCGCCCGGCACCGGGCAGCTGGCGCCCAGCTCGGCGCCCTGCAGCTTGGCGGCCAGGTGGTCGGCCTGGTAGAGGCGACTGGACGAGATGGTGTCGCCCACCGCCGGGTGGCAGTCCAGCAGCTTGGGCGGCATCACCAGCGGGGAGATCTGAGCGTAGGTGGACCGGGCCGGTTGGCTGAAGGCGCTCTTGCGCTCACCGGCGCCCGCCTGGCTCACTGAGGTGAAGGCGCTGGCCACGGGCGGGGTTTGGGGCGGCTGCGTCTCCGACAGAACCTGCCGGATGTTCAGGTGCTTGTCCGAGGGGCCGCTGCCCCCGCTGGCGGGACGGTCTTTGTTCTCGGAGTTGGCGGCCGACAAGCCTTTTCCGCCGCCGTGGTTCTTGAGAGTCTGAACTGACTTCTTGACTTCAGTGAAGGCGCTGCGCTTGGTCTCCGAGGAAGCGGACGTGGAAAGCGTGCGGTGGTTCTCCTCCAAGCCGTACACGCCTCGGTAGTTCTGCGCCGATGTGGCCAACTCCTCTTTGGACTTGGGCTGTGGCAGGCTGGCACGCCGGCACTCCCGGTCATCGGCGGCGGAGAACTTTCTCTTCCCTGAGCTCTCGCTGCACACCTCCGCCTCCCTGTCACTCAGCGGGCTGCCGGTCCGGTTGTTCTCCATGTCCCGAGCCAGGTTGTGGAAGTCCGTGGATGGTTTGCTGCCATCGCCCTCGGAGCGCCCGTGCTTGGGGCTGCTTCTGGTGGGCGTGGTCACGTCAGCGGGCCGGTCCGGGCTGCGCTCCCTGCCGGGCTCCTCGTCCGCTCCCGTCAGGCTCTGCAGTCTTTTGGTGCAGCGGAAGCGCAGGTGCGCCAAAAACGGGAACTCAAACTGGAACCTTTGGCTGCAGTCGGGACACGAGTGTTGAGATGAACCTTTttggagaaagagagacaCAATCGTTGGTTTCCGATCAGACCACAGACTTCCGCAGATCCAAAATGAAAGCTGCCTTGTGTTGCGGCAATCTCCCAAATGTCCCGTGGCAACACCTGAAACATCAGCCACTCTGAGAAGTTCTAGACTTTGGATTTGTCGACCGCATAGCACAGCTCGAACTCTGACCGTATTTTGGAGGGGGCTCTAAAGCCCTTTTCACTCCACTACCGCAAAAGGAAGCGCGCAGACCACTAAGAGCAGAAAGCCTGGCACTGTTTGCGTTTTGGGCGGCTCCGAACGGCACCTTTGCTCTTGGGGGCCACCCTGGCGGCGGAGAGCAGCAGCAGTTCCACCAGGTCCTTCCCGTACCACACCAGCAGCTCCTCGTCCTTCTCGATGCGCCTGAGCGAGCGGTAGAAGAGCTGGCCATTCTTCACGTAGGCCTCCAAGTTCTGCTCGTCCTTGTCGCGGGCTGACTGCACCAGGCGGAGCCACATCAGGCCCTCCGATGTGCTGTTGGCCGCCGACGTGTCCACCTGACAAAGGCGTCTCGTTAGCGGCGTTCACCTCGACCTTTGGCAAATTGACCTTTCAGCTTCcatgttttggggtttttgaaaaatcattttttagtGGAATAGGGGCTGTGCACAGATGTGGGCGATTCGAagggactattttttttacagttggTGCTTTGATATGCCCCCTTCCCAGTCTATAGTTAGGATGTAACTCTATTGTGATATGGTTGGCAAAATATCGCAGTAACGTCGCAGACGTTAAGACTTTACTGTTTCTAAAACTCATGATGAAACTCATGAgttgtatttgattttttttttttcaaaatattgcaaaCATAGCGCAAGTTACTCtgcaattttcattttctttcatatcACCATGTCATGATAGCAGCATTGGCAAAATATCCAAATGTCATgacatgagttttttttttttaatatcccgATGGgcctttttaaattattttccgGGGAAATGATTTCTCACTGTATCACAATAGCACTGGTAgaatattgtcattttcttttttttttcttttctgccatcgtttagtttttaattatttcttttcttttttttcttttccaccttCATGTCATCGCTGCGTTGCAATAGCTTCCCTGGCAAAATATACGGTTTCGTTCTGTTatgaaaatatgacaatagATGGGCCGTTGATCCCGATGATCACGTGTCACATCACAGGTCACAATATCATTGTTGGCAAAATAGCCAACcatgacaaaaacatcttGCGTGTTACCTTTTGATTCTCAACCCTGGAATCTTTTTGGAAGGAACTACTAAATTAGACTACAATCACATGTTGTGGCGGTATGTACACGAAACGATCGCTGCCAAGTTTTTTACCCGGAAGATGTAAGGCGCTGTGCGCTTGTCGGTGGCTTTGAGCGCGATGAAGGCGATGCTGTCGTACATGGACGTGTGGCTGAGTACGCACGGCCCGAAGATGGCGCTCTCGGGCACATCGCAGGTGGTGTACACGCTGGTGAAGATGTCCGTGAGACACTGCTGCACTGCCTTGGCGTCGCCGTCCCACAGCTGCTGCGCCTTCTGCTGCGAGCTCGACTCCTCCATGGCCATGGCCGCCCACCTGCAAGCAACGCAGCCGCTCGGTCACTTTATTGCGCTAGAGACGCGCACAAATCAAATGCTCCTTCCGCgaaagacaaacaaagcatttttacacagaagGAACTAGAAACTGCTCGCCATAATTAATCCGCTTCTTAAAAACAATGATAATATTCACGAAGGACACCCTTAGACACccaaagaccccccccccccttttttttttttttacagtatgaagcaaaaataaaacgtcgCTGTTGTTTCAACTGTGTTTTTTACAAGCATTGACatgaatttaaaacaatatgaCTATATTGTTTAGTGTCTTTTGAACCAACAACTCAGGCTGAAAACAGCATGTGAAGCATCAGTTAAAAAGTcctttcaaaatattagagATACTTTACATTTGATAAgcgtgtttgtattttttatttttttttgccttacaATAGCTGTAATTTGCATTGGGGGGCCCACCCATGCGCGCCCAGTATACGCATGCCGTGCAATATTCGGcagtacaaaacaaactcagaTTGCATAATGGCGTGAAATTTTAAACAAATTGCTGCGAACGGCATCCTGAGCGCAGTGAAcgaaacatttttcaaatcacaAGATTCATGATCTTTTTCCACGTATTTAGGCTAATATCTAGTTCGGGTTCCGTGCGATGTTACAAAGCCCGCTCGGGGTTTTAATTCTTTTATAATGGTCAAAATAATACCGTTTAATCCTCATCCCGGTATAAAGTCATccattctcttctttttttaatcctctTTTCCTCGCTTCTTACAccagcctcatttgcataatctGCCACTTCCCATGCACCCGACATCGGAGAGAGTAATTAAAGCAGCACGAGCGCTtcattatgatgatgatgatgatgaatttctttttctccctcccCGAGCGCAAACCCCCGCGCGGAGTCCCACATGGCGCACGCGTAAAATGTCCCCATAACAACCAAAAGagattttcacatttcaagGCAAACCAAAATgatgcattttaatttgtttgttttttcgaatgaaatgaaattcatTTGGATCGCGTGAGCGGCACAGAAATGAGGCGCTTTTGTGTGAAATTACATTTACAATTTGCAGTTTGGTGAGGATTTCCCGTTTGATTCGTCAGATTTCAAATGCGACGCATTCGCAAGTCAACtgctgtcatttttcaaatgcaaatgtcacaCCTCGGCCAGtaaaaaaggtaaaaatatcaggaaaaatattttcaatttaaaatagcTAATAACTTTGCACGGAacctttttgcttttcttatCATTTAATTTTACCAAAGCTTCCCTTGTGCAGCGCAGCCTTGCTCGGCTTCTTCGCGGTTTTGGCTTACTCGGTCCTCGGGACGCACAACCAGTCTTTTAAACCCCGAGTCAACACGAGAATCCCCtcttttataataataataataataataataataataataataataattgtatatAATGATAAtacttattattatatataataatatataataataattattattattatcaaaaaTGTCGTTTTCAGCCCCTACCTCTTGCGCAGATTCGGAACCAAATAATCCACAAGCAGGAGCCTCAAGAGGCGACggcaaaaaagaagaaatgcaaAAGCCAGCAAAAAGGTTGCCTTGGCTTCCTCAGTGTGTCAGAAGCAGGACGCGTCCGGCTCCTCCGGGTGGTGCGCGCGCGGAGGACGTGTTCGGATGCTGTGAACGACTCGCGGGGCGTCGCGCGCGTTTTGTTGGCCGCACATCATTTCCCCAATGAGGCGTGTCACTCCGCGTCTCCTCCTTTTAACTCTTGACTGGCCGATTGCCGCTTGACAACTCTTATTATgggacccccaccccctccaccATACGTGCCACCCAGCCATCAACCTTCCTCCCACCCCTCATTATTATCGTAATTCTCATCAAAAGCCTTGATGCTTACTCACCCACTTTGGGGAAATCCAATTTTAAGTCTGATTTCACCCGGGAAATGTCTTATCGCtcctatttgttttcaaatcgaCTATCATAATGAGTACAGAGTCAAATAGAAAATTTATCAAGGTATAACAACCTTCTCCTCCCCATCCGGTTCCACCTCTTTGCACCGGTGCCGCCCGCCAACGGAACCTGGCTCAGGTGTTTCAATCGTCAGTCGGCATCGGACACAAACTCTGCACTATGTAATTGCAATTACACGCACGCAGCATGTCTTTAGTAACATCTGTCATGGCAGTGACATGTTCATAACGTCAAACGGCCGAGTTAAGTTTTGCTATGCATGCGAAGCTTCTCCGGCTGCGGATGCATTTCGGTCCAGCCCGTGAGCAGCGGCCCATCCTGGCTCAGCAAGTTCCCGCAGGAGAGGAGAGGTGGTGAactgttgatttattttcatacatGATTACTAAGAGAGAGGAAATTGACATTTCATCACGCTCAATTTCCCTCAAGTCACAACAAGCTCAAGTTTCCACGCCCACCATGCAGCCGGCTTCACGGAGGTGCCTCGCACCCCAAGTCCAGGGCCAGCCAGGTCTTGTGCTCCACTACCTTCGTTCCCGACATTGAGAAGACCTCAAATGATCCTTTATTGCGCTCACATTGGCCCCCGGTCGACCCGTTTTGCGAGCAGAAGCCGACTCGGTGGCTCCTGAGACGGCCTCGCTCAGCTCTGCATGTCGGCGGTGATGGCACTGGACAGCATAGCGTATATTTATTTCCATATATCAGAGTAAATATTGAGCCAAATTGAGCGTTTATGACCTCTATGACACACATCGATGCTCTAATTGCCAAACAaccttctcctccttccttccccACGTTCCACCTCCGTGCACCGGCCCCGCCCGCCAACTGCAGCCGACTCCGGAGGCTCCCGACTCGGCCTTGCTCAGCTTCGTAACTCGCTGGAATGTGCTGGAGGCGGGTGTCCGCTTTCCGGCAATACCCCAAGGCGCACTCAGGGGGCGCCAGTGTATAATGCTCACGGTTGGATGAGGCaaatccgttttttttttaaatcctcattttttttaccttgatGTCAAGTGCATGATTCATAAGCACTTTTAAAGGCAGGAATATGATGACAAATTGATGATGGTATTAAAGTGTAATCACACACTTTTTTAGCTCAATAATTTCCACTCAAGATCCACTTGAGGCGACTAATGATACAATTTGAAGATGTCTCGTCCTTTTAGGTGTTTGCCCTTGTGCTCCATCATAAATCCATCAGATCAATGGTGCCGCCGCGTAAACAAATAAGACCTTCATCTTTTGGGATGAttctaaataaatcaaaatggccAAACAAACAGAATCTTCCCGAAAGCGGCTCGTGTGGTTTTaattatgttaaaaaaaaaagaaaaaagaaaaaaaactctgcaGCCCGGTCATGGTTGTCATACTATTAAAAAAGATCCATGCGTACGTATCCAGATTCTGTCAAGATGTTATATTACATTGATgatgaaaaagtaaaaaaaatatttttcactcCAAATAATGGGAAACTTGATTATCTTCACACTGGCCTTTGGAATTGTTTCAGATCGAAAATGGAATTGGCCTGCACAGCGTCGACGTCATAAAATGGGCCTTCAGCAATCTTACTAGTATTCAATATGTAATGCAATCATGTGaaatacaacacacacacacgcacacatggacacacacacacacacacacacacacacacacacacacacgcaagtcATTCACATATACCCCCCCATGTGGAGGCCTTGCACAATCAATTAGACAAGTCCTAATAGAATACTAATAGAATACATACTTGTACAATTATGAATCAATGAACGAAGGAGCTAATGTCAACGATGGTTTCGTTTGTTTCACGTACAAATAGAACTATCCCGTCCAAAATGACTGGCAGTCGTTCTGCATCGTGGGGCAAATTATGAAAATACCACAGaggagagaggggagggggtgaaaaATAGATGAATTAATAATGAGTCACCCCTCCATCCTCCGTTTAAACCGACAATTTATCCAAAAGGGGGAACGTGGCCAAGAAATATTGTGTAGGGCACATATGGCACTTCAACTGCCATATGTGCCACTTTTCACAAAAATTGGCAATGACGTCcgcgatggtcagcggcaacTGCCAAAATCACAAACGGGCCCAGCACGGTgggggaggggaagggggggcaACGTTTGAGGAGTGAGGAAGCCTGGCAAGGAGGGTTCATCTCACCACGGAAGAAGATGATAgcaagggaggggggtggcTCATGGAAGATGGTCACTAACCTATTTAAGATAACACAAatagcacgcacgcacacatccatccgtccatcatCCCTCCCgctctgtccatccatccgtcccaCATTTCCCAGTCCCACTGCCAGTGTGGCTGAGAGGTGCACTGAGGTGATGTGGCAACACTTAATGTCTCCAACTCTCTGCGGCCTCAGGGCGTCCTCCATcaaacatacacacgcatGTCTGCCTACGTCCACCTGGCCCATCTCTACCGGTGGGCCAATTCGCTCCAACTGCGTTTCCAACTTTCTTCTTCACTGTCTTTGTACGGACGGGGTCATGGCAAGTAACAGAGTACAAATACTTGAGTAGTGCGACTGTCAAATAAGTCATGACGTGGCCCACTGCAGTTCTACggcctgcttttattttgaaagtcttACTTTTGACAGGATCACGTCTCCCGAGCAGACCGGGAAATGTTCACCGCCTCGCTGCTCCGAAtctgtttctttctttaatCCGATTTCAAATTGTTCCTCGCAGGGCCAGGGCGCTGCCCCTCGATGACATTGGCATTTTTGCATTCGCAGATTGGTTGGCCCGAGCAAACCTGCATTCGACATGTCAAGCACATCCACACATGTGATGAGTGAGATGTATTTGTTATTTGATCTCGACTAATTGCGAATGATACGTTGTCAACGTTttgcttgcatttttttgctttgtgttgcaATTGCGAGAGCGGCAACACAAAGAGATGGCTTCATTTGCGAAGGCTCGGCTACCGAACAAACGCCTGGCCCACCGAACGTGAAAGAcgaaaatagaaaatgacgCTATCATCGAAGCTGCACGCTCTACTGTTGGCTTTGCGCGGCGGCCGTGGCGCTTTGCGTCGCCTGACTCATTTTCATGACAAAGCTCCTTCCCACGTGTCCGGCGGGGCCCGCCCGGCACGCTGGGCCAGGTTGTTGATGTTGGCCCGCGGCGCTGCGTGACATGTGACGGGCCAGCTGGGCCTTCGAGAGGGGCCGGCGGCTTTATGCCCCACCGCTGCTAGCTAGTCCACCGCTGCTAGCTAGCCCACCTCTGCAAGCTAACCCACCGCTGCTAACTAGCCCACCGCCTCCTTCCAGcgccaaaacaacaaatcaaagCACGCTAGCTGCTggctgtgtgtgcgtctgtgtgtgtgtgtgtgcgcgcacgtgtgtgtgtggtaggCGCTCAAAGCAAACAGTGGGACACAGCTGTTAAGTGGGGGCAtgcaaggtgtgtgtgtgtgtgtgtgtgtgttgtgatgCATCACTGTGAATATTCTGCATGTGTCCTCTCCCAGCCTCCCTGTGTGGGGGAGGGCTCGTCCTTCCAGAAGCATCACGGCCAGTTTGATCAGAAAGagatgaggggggaaaaaaaaacgtgacaaTGAGTacaaaaaataagaattaaaagtaaatgaaaGGCAAAAATCATGAGGGGAGGCCACAGAAGTTTGGGTAGAAAGTGCTGTTAAGCTTTTGCAATCGACTGCTCGGGAGTTGTTTTGACACAATTGCGGAGTCCACTGAGGCCCACGATAGTCTTGAGTTGtcagcacgcacacacgcgcgcagtGATTGGGAGCGCATTTAACAATCTAACAGTTGATGTGCTGATGTGTTTTAGCTGCCCCTTGCGCTCCAAACATGTTTGATCAAAAGTCTCAACAAAATGATTACGGGTGATGCTCGAGAGATGAGGGTGTGTTGGCGGTCATTGATTATCGAGAGCGATTATCCTGCGGTGTGTTCGAACGTGATCATCTTGTGGTTTGCCGTGGCGTGTCAAAACGGATGAT is drawn from Syngnathus acus chromosome 9, fSynAcu1.2, whole genome shotgun sequence and contains these coding sequences:
- the prdm8b gene encoding PR domain zinc finger protein 8b, whose translation is MAMEESSSQQKAQQLWDGDAKAVQQCLTDIFTSVYTTCDVPESAIFGPCVLSHTSMYDSIAFIALKATDKRTAPYIFRVDTSAANSTSEGLMWLRLVQSARDKDEQNLEAYVKNGQLFYRSLRRIEKDEELLVWYGKDLVELLLLSAARVAPKSKGSSQHSCPDCSQRFQFEFPFLAHLRFRCTKRLQSLTGADEEPGRERSPDRPADVTTPTRSSPKHGRSEGDGSKPSTDFHNLARDMENNRTGSPLSDREAEVCSESSGKRKFSAADDRECRRASLPQPKSKEELATSAQNYRGVYGLEENHRTLSTSASSETKRSAFTEVKKSVQTLKNHGGGKGLSAANSENKDRPASGGSGPSDKHLNIRQVLSETQPPQTPPVASAFTSVSQAGAGERKSAFSQPARSTYAQISPLVMPPKLLDCHPAVGDTISSSRLYQADHLAAKLQGAELGASCPVPGGVAKQSPFVYAAATTFWPKNSGGVQLQMPSALTLLPPSFTSLCLPAQNWCAKCNASFRMTSDLVYHMRSHHKKEYAMEPLVKRRREEKLKCPICNESFRERHHLSRHMTSHN